The following are encoded in a window of Brevibacillus sp. DP1.3A genomic DNA:
- a CDS encoding MerR family transcriptional regulator, whose amino-acid sequence MQIKDMAHRLQITPRAIRYYEEKGLIKPSKADASGYRQFTEEDVWRLQTIITLREVGMAVEDIRELLIQMKDQEGSLLHYLELQRSFMYTRWVEMSKVIQTTEAMIERIKGRESIDPGELFTLAEANKRLKQTRDNWVDRWDFNEWADRYDEWAHGGNGHESYENVLDEVVATVAVKPGECGLDAGTGTGNLAGRLVNKGARMSGFDQSPQMLKQCRAKHPEVETKLGTFFAFPFLENRFDFVATSYALHHLTDDQKQLALAECRRVLKPGGRLVIADLMFVDQTHRQAHLDALAEAGHTRMIADIQDRCYADRSRLLKELANLGFTNEVRQLGTFTHLILSTCKI is encoded by the coding sequence ATGCAAATCAAAGACATGGCCCATCGCTTGCAAATAACCCCGCGTGCGATTCGATATTATGAAGAAAAAGGGTTAATCAAGCCATCGAAAGCAGATGCGTCCGGGTATCGCCAGTTCACAGAGGAAGATGTCTGGAGGCTGCAAACCATCATTACACTCCGCGAGGTCGGGATGGCGGTAGAAGACATTCGGGAGCTCCTGATTCAAATGAAAGATCAGGAAGGAAGTCTTCTCCATTATTTAGAGCTGCAGCGCTCGTTTATGTATACAAGGTGGGTAGAAATGAGCAAGGTCATCCAAACGACAGAAGCGATGATTGAGCGGATAAAGGGTAGAGAATCGATTGATCCAGGAGAGCTGTTTACACTGGCAGAAGCGAACAAGCGATTGAAGCAGACACGAGATAACTGGGTGGATCGATGGGATTTTAATGAATGGGCGGACCGCTACGACGAATGGGCACATGGCGGGAATGGTCATGAATCATACGAAAACGTACTAGATGAGGTCGTTGCGACAGTTGCGGTCAAACCGGGGGAGTGTGGTCTGGATGCTGGAACGGGTACAGGAAACCTCGCAGGGCGTCTCGTGAACAAAGGAGCTAGGATGAGCGGGTTCGACCAATCTCCGCAAATGCTGAAGCAATGCAGAGCGAAACACCCGGAGGTCGAGACGAAGCTGGGAACCTTTTTCGCGTTTCCGTTTTTAGAAAACCGATTTGACTTTGTGGCTACGAGTTACGCCTTGCACCATTTGACGGATGATCAGAAGCAGCTCGCCTTGGCGGAATGTCGTCGTGTGTTAAAACCAGGGGGGCGGTTGGTCATTGCCGATTTGATGTTTGTGGATCAGACGCATAGACAAGCTCATCTTGATGCCCTAGCGGAGGCAGGTCATACGAGAATGATAGCAGATATTCAGGACCGCTGTTATGCCGATCGCTCTCGATTGCTAAAGGAGCTTGCCAATCTTGGTTTTACGAATGAAGTAAGACAGCTAGGTACCTTTACGCATTTGATCTTGTCTACTTGTAAGATTTGA
- a CDS encoding CBS domain-containing protein, with protein MAKLENRTLREIMTKDVATVTLKDNVYEVACKMRDWNVGVIPVVDEKDDVIGIITDRDIVIRGLAEKHEGSTATEVVMTRDIILGQPGTTVDEAARIMAQHQIRRLPVVESGKLVGIVALADMAVRQFHQDEASDALQQISEPARH; from the coding sequence ATGGCGAAGCTGGAAAATCGCACATTGCGCGAAATTATGACAAAAGATGTCGCTACTGTGACGCTTAAGGATAATGTGTATGAAGTGGCTTGCAAAATGCGCGATTGGAATGTAGGGGTCATTCCGGTTGTGGATGAAAAAGATGATGTGATCGGGATCATTACGGATCGTGATATCGTCATTCGTGGCTTGGCTGAAAAGCATGAAGGCTCGACCGCCACAGAGGTCGTCATGACACGAGACATTATTCTTGGGCAACCTGGAACGACTGTCGATGAAGCGGCTAGGATCATGGCCCAGCATCAAATTCGTCGTCTGCCTGTTGTCGAATCTGGCAAGCTGGTCGGAATTGTGGCGTTGGCAGATATGGCTGTTCGTCAGTTTCACCAAGATGAGGCGAGTGACGCTCTCCAGCAAATTTCTGAGCCGGCGAGACATTAA
- a CDS encoding YugN family protein, which translates to MVIKDTGIGTKEVFFADLEHYMSELGFDRGAWDYKHATYDYKIQDKGTVFYLRIEANVTEGKLEDTHAVLKLEDPYMGKHLFPHGLDYDYPMPDSVVKTAKLKLQMLGEKLSSH; encoded by the coding sequence ATGGTCATTAAGGACACGGGGATTGGCACGAAAGAAGTCTTTTTCGCCGATCTGGAACATTACATGAGCGAACTCGGCTTTGATCGCGGCGCCTGGGATTACAAGCATGCTACATACGATTATAAAATCCAAGATAAAGGCACTGTCTTCTACCTGCGCATCGAAGCGAACGTGACAGAAGGCAAACTTGAGGATACGCACGCCGTCCTGAAGCTCGAAGATCCTTATATGGGCAAACATCTTTTCCCACACGGTCTGGATTACGATTACCCAATGCCAGACTCCGTTGTAAAAACAGCGAAATTAAAGCTGCAAATGCTGGGCGAAAAGCTGTCCTCACACTAA
- the ftsW gene encoding putative lipid II flippase FtsW, producing the protein MKTRGVPDFLLLFLTALLVGFGITMVLSSSSIFALTSFTSGGCDYCGGDELYFVKRQSVFLLLGVVGMLVAMNIPFSFYKRNFLLIALVSFFSLLLVLVPGIGKQVNGARSWFEIGSATIQPAEFAKLGLILYLAAIISKKGNGIQKLKSGLMPPLMVTGLFFMLIVVQPDLGSAAILLGCALIVMICGGAKIRHLVGLGAPTVTVALLVYITAKPHALNRIYSYLDPWSDMDGTGYNIIQSWIAIAHGGLTGTGFGKSIQKYLYLPERHTDFIFSIMTEELGFIGASVFLLIFLLFLLRGIHICLRVKDTFASLAGIGVVSMFAIQAILNIGGVTGLIPLTGVPLPFISYGGSSLLVCLLATGFLLSISREVSRQKVEEQLQKQPYAM; encoded by the coding sequence ATGAAGACGAGGGGCGTACCTGACTTCTTGCTCCTGTTTTTGACCGCCCTACTTGTTGGGTTTGGGATAACCATGGTGCTCAGCTCCAGCTCCATTTTCGCGTTGACCAGTTTTACAAGCGGCGGCTGTGATTATTGTGGCGGAGATGAGCTTTATTTCGTGAAGCGTCAATCGGTTTTCTTGCTGCTTGGTGTCGTTGGGATGCTGGTGGCCATGAACATTCCCTTCTCCTTTTATAAGAGAAATTTCTTATTGATTGCGCTCGTCAGCTTCTTTTCTTTGCTCCTGGTTCTTGTTCCAGGGATTGGTAAGCAAGTTAACGGAGCACGATCGTGGTTTGAAATCGGTTCTGCAACCATACAGCCTGCGGAGTTTGCCAAGCTTGGTCTTATTCTGTACTTGGCAGCGATCATCTCCAAAAAAGGCAACGGGATACAAAAGTTGAAATCTGGTTTGATGCCGCCACTAATGGTAACTGGGCTGTTTTTTATGCTGATTGTAGTCCAACCCGACCTCGGTTCTGCCGCCATCTTGCTCGGATGCGCTTTGATTGTCATGATCTGTGGTGGGGCCAAAATCCGTCATCTAGTCGGTCTCGGTGCACCAACTGTGACTGTTGCACTATTGGTATACATCACAGCAAAGCCCCATGCCTTGAATCGGATCTACTCCTATCTCGATCCGTGGAGTGATATGGATGGCACTGGCTACAACATCATTCAATCCTGGATTGCAATTGCACATGGCGGTCTGACTGGGACAGGCTTTGGAAAAAGCATTCAAAAATATTTGTATCTGCCCGAGAGGCATACCGATTTTATTTTCTCAATCATGACTGAAGAGCTTGGTTTTATCGGTGCCTCTGTGTTCCTCTTGATCTTCTTGCTTTTCCTGCTGCGCGGTATCCATATTTGTCTGCGCGTAAAGGATACCTTTGCCAGTTTGGCAGGAATCGGTGTTGTCAGCATGTTCGCCATTCAGGCGATCCTAAACATTGGCGGAGTAACGGGTTTGATTCCATTGACAGGTGTACCTTTGCCGTTTATCAGTTATGGTGGTTCCTCTTTACTCGTATGTCTGCTCGCCACTGGCTTTTTGCTCAGTATTTCGCGGGAAGTCAGTCGCCAAAAGGTAGAAGAGCAATTACAAAAACAACCCTATGCCATGTAA
- a CDS encoding Asp23/Gls24 family envelope stress response protein: MADRLGEIRVADQVIAIIAGVAVEDVLEVTVRSGGIYQDLAKKLNGGAKGITVSVIDDRVTIDMRVSVRYGAQIHHVCHVLQEKVKEAVETLTGLYVEAVNVRVETIELLRNE; encoded by the coding sequence ATGGCTGACAGGCTTGGCGAAATCAGAGTAGCAGATCAGGTGATCGCGATTATTGCTGGTGTTGCTGTAGAAGATGTGTTGGAAGTCACAGTTCGTTCAGGCGGAATCTATCAAGATTTGGCGAAAAAGCTGAATGGCGGCGCGAAAGGCATTACCGTATCCGTAATAGACGACAGAGTCACCATTGACATGCGTGTGTCCGTCCGTTATGGGGCGCAGATCCATCACGTCTGTCACGTCCTACAGGAAAAAGTAAAGGAAGCAGTGGAAACATTGACTGGTCTTTATGTGGAAGCCGTGAATGTACGGGTGGAAACAATCGAGCTCCTTCGAAATGAGTAA